A genomic segment from Nicotiana tabacum cultivar K326 chromosome 9, ASM71507v2, whole genome shotgun sequence encodes:
- the LOC107796262 gene encoding auxin-responsive protein SAUR50-like, with product MANARTNGKKKNKIVNLKIVVEKLQRSLSLVKKLAAEFDARSIPRSCNVPEDVKEGHFAVIAADEDELKKRFVVPLSCLTHPSFLRLLEQAAEEYGFDHEGALTLPCRPSELETILRVEGRNKQSRLDNNSGVNWSSSMVKSC from the coding sequence ATGGCAAATGCTAGAACCAATgggaagaaaaagaacaagatagTGAATCTGAAAATAGTGGTGGAGAAGTTACAAAGGAGTCTTTCATTGGTGAAGAAACTTGCAGCAGAGTTTGATGCTCGAAGCATCCCGCGTTCATGCAACGTTCCAGAAGACGTTAAAGAAGGGCATTTTGCAGTGATTGCAGCTGATGAAGATGAGTTGAAGAAGAGATTTGTGGTGCCATTGAGTTGTTTAACACATCCTTCATTCTTGAGACTATTGGAACAAGCTGCTGAAGAGTATGGTTTTGATCATGAAGGTGCACTTACATTACCATGCAGGCCAAGTGAACTTGAGACAATTTTGAGGGTTGAAGGGAGGAATAAACAATCAAGATTAGATAATAATAGTGGTGTTAATTGGAGTTCAAGTATGGTGAAAAGTTGTTGA